The following coding sequences lie in one Rutidosis leptorrhynchoides isolate AG116_Rl617_1_P2 chromosome 6, CSIRO_AGI_Rlap_v1, whole genome shotgun sequence genomic window:
- the LOC139852899 gene encoding uncharacterized protein: MKKNRSSFCPGFRFHPTDTELAMYYLKRKLLGKNLVPEVIADVKIYDFHPRDLPDKSNLRNGDLEWFFFCPKSKKYANGSRTNRATETGYWKATGKDREVKYKDKTVAWIKTLVFHLGRPPKGERSDWVMHEYRMEDKDLADAGIVQDAYVICKLFEKSGVGPKNGAQYGAPFEEEDWDDDDDDDETVLLNANSSNFSNMTQTDPAPFTAESSENVMEEIFAAPPLAFGATSTPVPFASTFAEPGLCTAVFSEPGPCNAVFSESGPCTAVLPETEGHFETSELFGSCNASEGLDLYASISTVMNMTAVEPGSSTQTPVPYASGSDNACHHLRNNDDDHMHRMLTDADVASILQNSNTMFTDADVALMLQSDNTKDAETDPRGNKVMTDAPNDDEVLHFDPGDCLLLDDLSQDGFNMFQDAATSSDFAFDPFPADYFDADELF, from the exons ATGAAGAAGAACAGATCTTCGTTTTGCCCAGGATTTCGTTTCCACCCTACTGATACTGAGTTGGCGATGTATTACCTTAAAAGAAAGTTGTTAGGGAAAAATCTCGTTCCCGAAGTTATTGCAGATGTTAAGATTTATGATTTCCACCCTCGGGATCTTCCAG ATAAGTCCAATCTAAGAAATGGTGATCTCGAGTGGTTTTTCTTTTGTCCAAAATCGAAAAAGTATGCAAACGGCTCAAGAACGAATCGTGCAACTGAAACTGGTTATTGGAAAGCTACCGGGAAAGATAGAGAAGTTAAGTATAAGGACAAAACTGTTGCTTGGATCAAGACTTTGGTTTTTCATTTGGGTCGTCCACCAAAGGGTGAGAGATCAGATTGGGTCATGCATGAATATAGGATGGAAGATAAGGACTTGGCTGATGCAGGCATTGTTCAGGACGCATATGTGATCTGCAAATTATTCGAGAAAAGCGGTGTGGGGCCAAAAAATGGTGCCCAATATGGGGCACCATTTGAGGAAGAAGACtgggacgatgatgatgatgatgatgaaaccgtCTTACTTAATGCCAATAGCTCAAATTTTAGCAACATGACCCAAACCGACCCAGCTCCATTTACTGCCGAATCTTCTGAAAATGTTATGGAGGAGATATTTGCTGCACCTCCATTAGCATTTGGGGCTACAAGCACACCAGTCCCATTTGCAAGCACTTTTGCTGAACCAGGCCTATGTACTGCTGTGTTTTCTGAACCAGGCCCGTGTAATGCTGTGTTTTCTGAATCGGGCCCATGTACTGCTGTGTTGCCCGAAACGGAGGGACATTTTGAGACTTCAGAACTGTTCGGTTCTTGTAATGCATCAGAAGGGCTGGATTTGTATGCAAGCATTTCAACTGTGATGAATATGACTGCAGTGGAACCAGGCTCTTCAACCCAAACACCGGTTCCATATGCAAGTGGTTCAGATAATGCATGTCATCATTTGCGTAACAATGATGATGATCACATGCATAGGATGCTTACTGATGCAGACGTTGCTTCGATTCTTCAAAATAGTAACACAATGTTTACTGATGCTGATGTTGCTTTGATGCTTCAAAGTGACAACACTAAG GATGCTGAAACCGACCCCAGAGGGAATAAAGTTATGACTGATGCTCCGAATGATGATGAAGTGCTCCATTTTGACCCGGGTGACTGTCTTCTACTAGATGACTTGAGCCAAGATGGATTTAACATGTTTCAAGATGCTGCTACATCTTCTGATTTTGCGTTTGATCCGTTCCCGGCTGATTATTTTGATGCTGATGAGTTATTCTAG
- the LOC139851985 gene encoding uncharacterized protein isoform X3, giving the protein MMGSCMQLAKIATTIDKVAAKLKYMNEVTIGYILEDSKYMCTLSGLSFQHFLSDPNFHFSVFLQTIILLVNFIRVSLFKVVKK; this is encoded by the exons ATGATGGGAAGCTGTATGCAGTTGGCAAAAATAGCCACTACTATTGATAAA GTGGCTGCAAAATTGAAGTATATGAACGAGGTAACTATTGGATACATTCTTGAAGATTCCAAATACATGTGTACATTATCAG GGCTTTCGTTTCAACATTTTCTTTCAGACCCTAATTTTCATTTCAGCGTTTTCTTGCAGACCATAATTCTTCTGGTCAACTTTATTCgg GTTTCATTATTCAAGGTGGTGAAAAAGTAG
- the LOC139851985 gene encoding uncharacterized protein isoform X5: MMGSCMQLAKIATTIDKVAAKLKYMNEVTIGYILEDSKYMCTLSDHNSSGQLYSGFIIQGGEKVAIKLVSAAVFVYP, from the exons ATGATGGGAAGCTGTATGCAGTTGGCAAAAATAGCCACTACTATTGATAAA GTGGCTGCAAAATTGAAGTATATGAACGAGGTAACTATTGGATACATTCTTGAAGATTCCAAATACATGTGTACATTATCAG ACCATAATTCTTCTGGTCAACTTTATTCgg GTTTCATTATTCAAGGTGGTGAAAAAGTAGCTATTAAACTG GTTTCTGCTGCAGTTTTTGTTTATCCTTAG
- the LOC139851985 gene encoding uncharacterized protein isoform X4, whose product MNEVTIGYILEDSKYMCTLSDHNSSGQLYSGFIIQGGEKVAIKLPDLMLFTCRFLLQFLFILSLYGLKGCRFGTTFAI is encoded by the exons ATGAACGAGGTAACTATTGGATACATTCTTGAAGATTCCAAATACATGTGTACATTATCAG ACCATAATTCTTCTGGTCAACTTTATTCgg GTTTCATTATTCAAGGTGGTGAAAAAGTAGCTATTAAACTG CCAGATTTGATGTTGTTTACATGTAGGTTTCTGCTGCAGTTTTTGTTTATCCTTAGTTTATATG GATTAAAGGGATGCCGATTCGGCACAACTTTTGCGATATGA
- the LOC139854318 gene encoding uncharacterized protein — MNRTFIPSEKRHAQKPITSLSLHAIFIPAIVCPKYLQAVWFPIMEIKIIISMEWGYFGPQICLEHHMTLDDYFFGKIDTRRSYDFLRSCPSGSGAGRSVGPRSGNRLARLGRIRVGSWNVGTLTGKRYELVETLRECKVDILCVQETRWKGRGAARINDYKLWFSGSRVARNGVGIIIGPPYNEYVVDVGRRSDRIMSVRLVIQEVTFTVICAYAPHAGRGDAEKRHFWESLDAVVRMCPSDHSLLIGGDLNGHIGSDVEGYAGVHGGFGYGARNEEGLSILEFAVAHDLAVVNSFFKKRDAQLATFHSGGHSTQIDYLLIRKGDLRTCGDCKVLTAWTCSSQHRLLVMDLVLQRRATKSVRQAQPKILWKKLNGEKAETFKTTVIGRVDAELEMISNDDTDQMWNCLASSIREVAKETLGVALGTCRGHRAVRESWWFSEEVQSKVALKQLRFRELIAGGEGTPTDRIRAVERYKEAKREAKKAVALAKENAYEDLYKKLDSKEGANDIYKIAKARERRRMDLDNIKFIKNEDGQTLVKEDEIRKRWEEYFSSLFVVGRPERHEDLQDADIEQSHNSIDCERISEEEVRLALRKMGRNKSVGPDQIPIEAWRCLGDTGVRWLTCLFNKTFRSSKMPMEWRLSETIPIYKNKGDAQCCGIQECNPWCLIFADDIVLVSDSKEELNRRLEQWRVALESNGLYISRQKTEYLSCDFDRNVDEQSDGVNICIGDQILHPQTSFRYLGSVLHKSGRIDEDVSHRIKTHASMV; from the exons ATGAATCGTACGTTTATCCCTTCTGAGAAACGTCACGCACAAAAGCCAATTACATCTCTATCCCT TCATGCCATATTCATACCTGCGATCGTTTGCCCTAAGTATCTTCAAGCTGTTTGGTTCCCTATAATGGAAATCAAG ATTATCATCAGTATGGAATGGGGATATTTTGGTCCTCAAATTtgcctagaacatcatatgacatTGGATGATTATTTT TTTGGTAAGATAGACACTAGACGTTCTTATGATTTCTTAAGGTCATGTCCTTCTGGTTCTGGGGCGGGTAGGTCGGTTGGGCCTAGAAGCGGCAATAGGTTAGCGAGGTTGGGTAGGATTAGAGTGGGTAGTTGGAATGTGGGAACTTTGACCGGCAAGCGGTATGAACTGGTCGAGACTTTACGAGAATGCAAAGTGGACATTTTGTGCGTCCAAGAGACTAGATGGAAAGGTCGAGGGGCGGCTAGGATCAATGACTACAAGTTGTGGTTCTCGGGATCGAGAGTAGCTAGGAATGGGGTTGGAATCATTATTGGCCCACCCTACAACGAGTATGTTGTGGATGTAGGTAGACGGAGCGACAGGATTATGTCGGTTAGGTTGGTTATTCAGGAGGTGACTTTCACGGTAATTTGCGCTTACGCACCCCATGCGGGCCGTGGAGATGCTGAAAAGAGACACTTCTGGGAATCGTTAGACGCGGTTGTGAGGATGTGCCCTTCGGACCATAGTTTACTTATTGGTGGAGATCTCAATGGCCATATAGGATCTGATGTTGAGGGATATGCGGGAGTCCACGGGGGTTTTGGGTACGGAGCTAGAAATGAGGAAGGACTCTCTATTCTTGAATTTGCTGTTGCCCACGACTTGGCAGTTGTGAATTCGTTTTTCAAGAAGAGGGATGCTCAGTTAGCAACTTTTCATAGCGGAGGTCATAGTACCCAGATTGACTACCTGTTAATTCGCAAAGGGGATCTTAGGACTTGTGGAGACTGTAAGGTCCTGACTGCCTGGACATGCTCCTCCCAGCACAGACTGTTGGTCATGGATTTGGTTCTCCAGAGACGGGCCACCAAGAGTGTGAGACAAGCCCAACCTAAGATCTTGTGGAAGAAGTTGAACGGAGAGAAGGCAGAGACCTTTAAAACTACGGTTATAGGTAGAGTGGATGCTGAATTAGAAATGATATCCAATGATGACACGGATCAGATGTGGAATTGTCTGGCGTCCTCCATTAGAGAGGTAGCCAAGGAAACCCTAGGTGTGGCTCTAGGTACATGTAGAGGCCATAGGGCTGTTAGAGAATCATGGTGGTTCAGTGAAGAGGTTCAAAGCAAAGTTGCGCTTAAGCAActaaggtttagggagctcatcGCTGGTGGGGAGGGGACTCCGACGGATAGAATTAGGGCTGTAGAGAGATATAAAGAAGccaaaagagaagctaagaaggctgtAGCCCTAGCAAAAGAAAATGCATATGAAGATCTGTATAAGAAACTTGACTCCAAAGAGGGAGCTAATGATATTTACAagatagccaaagctagggagcgaagaCGCATGGATCTtgataacatcaagtttatcaaaaATGAAGATGGTCAAACTTTAGTTAAGGAAGAcgaaattaggaaaagatgggaagagtaTTTCTCATCTCTCTTCGTAGTGGGAAGACCAGAGCGCCACGAGGACTTACAAGACGCTGATATAGAACAATCCCATAACAGCATAGATTGCGAGAGGATTAGCGAAGAGGAAGTAAGATTggcactacgaaagatggggagaaataaATCAGTGGGACCGGATCAGATCCCTATTGAGGCGTGGCGGTGCCTGGGCGACACTGGTGTTAGATGGCTGACTTGCCTTTTTAACAAGACGTTTCGAAGCTCTaaaatgcctatggaatggagactgaGTGAGACTATTCCCATCTATAAGAACAAGGGGGATGCTCAATGTTGCg GGATACAAGAATGCAACCCTTGGTGcctgatttttgccgatgatattgtgctCGTTTCGGATTCTAAGGAGGAGCTTAATAGAAGGCTGGAGCAATGGAGGGTGGCCTTAGAAAGTAACGGTCTATACATTAGTAGACAAAAGACAGAATATCTTAGTTGCGATTTTGATAGGAATGTTGATGAACAAAGTGATGGAGTGAACATCTGTATTggagaccagatcttgcatccaCAAACTTCGTTTAGATACCTGGGCTCGGTGTTAcacaaatcggggaggatagatGAAGACGTGTCGCACCGAATTAAG aCCCATGCATCGATGGTGTAA
- the LOC139851985 gene encoding uncharacterized protein isoform X1, producing the protein MMGSCMQLAKIATTIDKVAAKLKYMNEVTIGYILEDSKYMCTLSDHNSSGQLYSGFIIQGGEKVAIKLPDLMLFTCRFLLQFLFILSLYGLKGCRFGTTFAI; encoded by the exons ATGATGGGAAGCTGTATGCAGTTGGCAAAAATAGCCACTACTATTGATAAA GTGGCTGCAAAATTGAAGTATATGAACGAGGTAACTATTGGATACATTCTTGAAGATTCCAAATACATGTGTACATTATCAG ACCATAATTCTTCTGGTCAACTTTATTCgg GTTTCATTATTCAAGGTGGTGAAAAAGTAGCTATTAAACTG CCAGATTTGATGTTGTTTACATGTAGGTTTCTGCTGCAGTTTTTGTTTATCCTTAGTTTATATG GATTAAAGGGATGCCGATTCGGCACAACTTTTGCGATATGA
- the LOC139852341 gene encoding la-related protein 6A yields the protein MEGGGDDDVISSFHDHHEDTMIVDPHDSDEHLPPPPTTDDATATAILTDDLRDKIIKQVEYYLSDENLRTDKFLLKYLAKDEEGYVPVAVIASFKKMKKLTHHKYLVVAALKESSLLTLSSNGKKVKRVHPFCLTDVLDPELCTILVENLPEDHTVENMKKIFGDVGMIKKITIHEGNAAREPRKCSIEEKLLSGKLHAVVQYETVEAAEKAVATLNNEQDWRNGMRVKLLKRRVKNAHKKHGHDSEKKKEHVSEKKSNVQTESPGDKENYHSSEHCVDTLNEEEESHNGDHKSKDKNGNKGQNWRRSRKQKYQGSSGMGHGTTSHNHVGEVSKPPPGPKMPDGTRGFTMGRGKPLS from the exons ATGGAAGGCGGTGGTGATGATGATGTCATCAGTTCATTTCATGATCATCATGAGGACACGATGATTGTCGATCCTCACGATTCCGATGAACATCTTCCGCCTCCTCCGACAACCGATGATGCCACCGCAACGGCTATTCTCACCGATGATCTTCGTGACAAAATCATTAAGCAG GTGGAATACTATTTGAGTGACGAAAATTTAAGAACCGACAAGTTCTTGTTGAAATATCTTGCAAAGGATGAGGAAGGCTATG TTCCTGTTGCAGTTATTGCTTCTTTCAAGAAAATGAAGAAGCTGACACATCACAAATATCTTGTTGTGGCTGCACTTAAGGAATCTTCTCTTTTG ACTCTAAGCTCAAATGGGAAGAAGGTTAAGCGAGTTCATCCATTCTGTTTGACCGACGTGTTGGATCCAGAG CTTTGCACTATTCTGGTAGAGAATCTCCCGGAGGATCACACTGTAGAGAACATGAAGAAGATATTTGGTGATGTCGGAAT GATCAAGAAAATTACCATTCATGAAGGAAATGCTGCAAGGGAGCCTAGAAAATGTAGCATTGAGGAGAAGCTTCTGAGTGGTAAG TTGCACGCGGTTGTGCAGTATGAGACTGTTGAGGCTGCGGAGAAAGCT GTTGCTACTTTAAACAATGAACAGGACTGGCGTAATGGCATGCGAGTCAAGCTTCTCAAGCGCAGG GTCAAAAATGCACACAAGAAACATGGACATGATTCTGAGAAGAAAAAGGAACATGTTTCTGAGAAAAAAAGTAATGTCCAAACAGAGTCACCTGGGGACAAAGAGAACTATCACTCGAGTGAGCACTGTGTTGACACATTGAATGAAGAG GAAGAATCACATAACGGGGATCATAAATCAAAGGACAAAAATGGAAACAAGGGTCAAAACTGGAGGCGTTCTAGGAAACAGAAGTATCAGGGATCTAGTGGCATGG GTCATGGGACAACGTCCCATAATCATGTGGGTGAAGTTTCAAAACCTCCTCCTGGTCCAAAAATGCCAGACGGTACAAGAGGATTCACAATGGGGCGTGGGAAACCTCTCAGTTGA
- the LOC139851985 gene encoding uncharacterized protein isoform X2, with product MEYKRLNVAAKLKYMNEVTIGYILEDSKYMCTLSDHNSSGQLYSGFIIQGGEKVAIKLPDLMLFTCRFLLQFLFILSLYGLKGCRFGTTFAI from the exons ATGGAATACAAACGCTTAAAT GTGGCTGCAAAATTGAAGTATATGAACGAGGTAACTATTGGATACATTCTTGAAGATTCCAAATACATGTGTACATTATCAG ACCATAATTCTTCTGGTCAACTTTATTCgg GTTTCATTATTCAAGGTGGTGAAAAAGTAGCTATTAAACTG CCAGATTTGATGTTGTTTACATGTAGGTTTCTGCTGCAGTTTTTGTTTATCCTTAGTTTATATG GATTAAAGGGATGCCGATTCGGCACAACTTTTGCGATATGA